A genomic window from Arvicola amphibius chromosome 5, mArvAmp1.2, whole genome shotgun sequence includes:
- the LOC119814894 gene encoding olfactory receptor 4F15, giving the protein MLTLTSEAMYGMNRSVVSEFVFLGMTNIWAIQLFLFVFTFLFYFASMIGNLVIVLTVTLDAHLKSPLYFLLANLSVIDMIFCSITAPKMICDIFKKHKTISFWGCITQIFFSHAVGGTEMVLLIAMAFDRYVAICKPLHYLIIMSPRVCLFFLVTSWVIGLIHSVVQLVFVVGLPFCGPDTLDSFYCDLPRLLRLACTNTQELELMVTVNSGLISVGSFLLLVISYIFILFPVWKHSTGGLSKALSTLSAHVTVVILFFGPLMFFYTWPSPTSHLDKYLAIFDAFITPFLNPVIYTFRNKDMKVAMGRVWSYLRHYRKMS; this is encoded by the coding sequence ATGCTGACTCTGACATCAGAAGCAATGTATGGGATGAACCGCTCTGTAGTATCCGAGTTTGTGTTTCTCGGGATGACTAATATATGGGCGATTCAACTCTTTCTCTTCGTCTTCACCTTCTTGTTCTACTTTGCGAGCATGATTGGCAACCTTGTCATTGTGCTCACTGTAACCTTGGACGCTCATCTAAAGTCCCCCCTGTACTTTCTCTTAGCTAATCTCTCGGTCATTGACATGATATTCTGCTCCATTACAGCTCCTAAGATGATCTGTGACATTTTCAAGAAACACAAAACCATCTCCTTCTGGGGCTGTATCACTCAGATCTTCTTCAGTCATGCCGTTGGGGGCACTGAGATGGTGCTGCTCATAGCCATGGCTTTTGACAGGTATGTGGCCATATGTAAGCCTCTGCACTACCTGATCATCATGAGCCCACGAGTGTGTCTGTTCTTTTTAGTCACTTCTTGGGTCATTGGCCTTATTCATTCAGTGGTACAATTGGTGTTTGTGGTAGGATTGCCTTTCTGTGGTCCTGATACACTGGACAGTTTTTATTGTGACCTCCCCCGACTCCTGAGACTTGCCTGCACGAACACTCAAGAGCTTGAGCTCATGGTAACTGTCAACAGCGGGCTCATTTCTGTGGGCTCCTTTCTCTTACTGGtgatttcttatattttcattctGTTCCCTGTTTGGAAACATTCTACTGGTGGATTGTCTAAGGCCCTCTCAACCCTTTCAGCCCATGTCACTGTGGTCATCTTATTCTTTGGGCCACTGATGTTTTTCTATACGTGGCCATCACCAACCTCACACCTGGATAAATACCTTGCTATTTTTGATGCATTTATCACTCCCTTTTTGAACCCAGTCATCTATACATTCAGGAACAAAGACATGAAAGTGGCAATGGGGAGAGTGTGGAGCTATCTTAGG